A window from Stigmatella aurantiaca encodes these proteins:
- the prmC gene encoding peptide chain release factor N(5)-glutamine methyltransferase codes for MSSETWTIRKVLTWTAQHFEKRQVDSPRLTAEVLLSHLLNMGRVRLYVDLDRPLSKEELAAYRALIERRMAGEPTQYLTGTKEFYNRPFKVDARVLIPRPETELLVEAALHALPKDAPSRALDVCTGSGCIAISLAAERPQASVTATDLSPGACALARENAEALGVAGRLTLLQGDLFAPLPPDARFALVVSNPPYIASGEIPGLSAEVRREPPLALDGGRDGLDLIRRVIQGARRHLEPGGLLAMEIGETQGAAVKELLQAAGYENARVEKDLERRDRLAFGTHPVATGPRG; via the coding sequence ATGAGCAGCGAGACCTGGACCATCCGCAAGGTCCTGACCTGGACGGCGCAGCACTTCGAGAAGCGCCAGGTGGACTCGCCCCGGCTCACCGCGGAGGTGCTCCTGTCGCACCTGCTGAACATGGGCCGGGTGCGCCTGTACGTGGACCTGGACCGGCCGCTCTCCAAGGAGGAGCTGGCCGCCTACCGCGCCCTCATCGAGCGGCGCATGGCGGGCGAGCCCACCCAGTACCTCACGGGCACCAAGGAGTTCTACAACCGCCCCTTCAAGGTGGATGCGCGCGTGCTCATCCCCCGCCCCGAGACGGAGCTGCTCGTGGAGGCGGCCCTGCACGCCCTGCCCAAGGACGCGCCCAGCCGTGCCCTGGATGTGTGCACGGGCTCCGGCTGCATCGCCATCAGCCTGGCCGCCGAGCGCCCCCAGGCCTCGGTGACGGCCACGGACCTGTCCCCCGGCGCGTGCGCCCTGGCCCGGGAGAACGCCGAGGCCCTGGGGGTGGCCGGCCGCCTCACCCTCCTCCAGGGGGACCTCTTCGCCCCGCTGCCCCCGGACGCCCGCTTCGCCCTGGTGGTCTCCAACCCGCCCTACATCGCCTCGGGGGAGATTCCGGGCCTGTCGGCGGAGGTGCGCCGCGAGCCCCCCCTGGCGCTGGACGGGGGCCGGGACGGGCTGGACTTGATTCGCCGCGTCATCCAGGGGGCCCGCCGGCACCTGGAGCCTGGCGGACTGCTTGCAATGGAGATTGGGGAAACCCAGGGGGCCGCCGTGAAGGAGCTGCTCCAGGCCGCGGGCTACGAGAACGCGCGCGTGGAGAAGGACCTGGAGCGGCGGGACCGCCTCGCTTTTGGGACACACCCCGTGGCCACCGGGCCGCGGGGGTGA
- the prfA gene encoding peptide chain release factor 1, with the protein MIDKLEEVERRFERLTADLSNPEVLADSAKLQKVSKERAALEKLVETFRTYRKVLGDLREVEAWLDGGDADEKAYAREALPGLKQQREELEQALKVLLLPKDPNDERDVILEIRAGAGGDEAGLFAEEVMQMYLRYAARQGWKADIVDMSPGSVGGVKDVTITLSGPAVFSNMKYESGVHRVQRVPATETQGRIHTSTITVSVMPEAEDVDVQINPADIEMQVMRSTGSGGQSVNTTDSAVRLIHKPSGIVVKCQQEKSQTKNRTQAMRMLRTKLYEIEQERIRSERDSMRRGQVGTGDRSEKIRTYNFPQDRLTDHRISLTVHNLPGVMAGGIEDVITACRTHYQAEALKQQTGGGQPRSEGP; encoded by the coding sequence ATGATTGACAAGCTTGAAGAGGTTGAGCGCCGGTTCGAGCGCCTCACCGCCGACCTGTCCAACCCCGAGGTGCTCGCCGACTCGGCGAAGCTCCAGAAGGTCTCCAAGGAGCGCGCCGCGCTCGAGAAGCTCGTCGAGACCTTCCGCACCTACCGCAAGGTGCTGGGCGACCTGCGCGAGGTGGAGGCCTGGCTGGACGGTGGGGATGCGGACGAGAAGGCGTACGCCCGTGAGGCCCTGCCCGGGCTGAAGCAGCAGCGCGAGGAGCTGGAGCAGGCGCTCAAGGTCCTCCTGCTGCCCAAGGATCCGAACGACGAGAGGGATGTCATCCTGGAAATCCGCGCCGGCGCGGGCGGGGACGAGGCGGGCCTGTTCGCCGAGGAAGTCATGCAGATGTACCTCCGCTACGCGGCCCGGCAGGGCTGGAAGGCGGACATCGTCGACATGAGCCCGGGCAGCGTGGGCGGCGTCAAGGACGTCACCATCACCCTGTCGGGCCCCGCGGTCTTCAGCAACATGAAGTACGAGTCGGGGGTACACCGGGTGCAGCGCGTGCCCGCCACCGAGACGCAAGGGCGCATCCACACCTCCACCATCACCGTCTCGGTGATGCCCGAGGCAGAGGACGTGGATGTGCAGATCAACCCCGCGGACATCGAGATGCAGGTGATGCGCTCCACGGGCTCGGGCGGCCAGAGCGTCAACACCACGGACTCCGCGGTGCGCCTCATCCACAAGCCCTCGGGCATCGTGGTGAAGTGCCAGCAGGAGAAGAGCCAGACGAAGAACCGCACCCAGGCCATGCGCATGCTGCGCACCAAGCTCTATGAAATCGAGCAGGAGCGCATCCGCTCCGAGCGCGACTCCATGCGCCGCGGCCAGGTGGGCACCGGCGACCGGAGCGAGAAGATCCGCACCTACAACTTCCCGCAGGACCGGCTCACCGACCACCGCATCAGCCTCACGGTGCACAACCTGCCGGGCGTCATGGCCGGGGGCATCGAAGACGTCATCACCGCCTGCCGGACGCACTACCAGGCGGAGGCCCTCAAGCAGCAGACCGGCGGGGGCCAGCCCCGCTCCGAAGGCCCATGA